A section of the Octopus bimaculoides isolate UCB-OBI-ISO-001 chromosome 17, ASM119413v2, whole genome shotgun sequence genome encodes:
- the LOC106881492 gene encoding uncharacterized protein LOC106881492, whose product MSDQTRAVLLLTNTTTTITILIIILCASSIAEVISQDDFCFRNSCKKMNFKVNGKENGREPNRIREEHLSPGNRGQVYMNRKLTESYNPDTQDKTDTVSEKLYVDQTSVRYKIHHNHTLKLKGSKKKRKKLKRKKKARKKFKETQDVITKKCITKCVTTQQMENHSNSKITGSVLEETQQNARSVRKKEIEYDVKAKRQREEMISVGERHRSRCV is encoded by the exons ATGTCCGACCAAACACGTGCCGTTCTCCttctcaccaacaccaccaccactatcaccatccttatcatcatcctATGTGCCTCCAGTATTGCTGAGGTCATCTCACAGGACGACTTCTGTTTCCGAAATTCTT GtaagaaaatgaatttcaaagtgAATGGCAAAGAAAACGGTCGGGAGCCGAACAGAATTCGCGAAGAACATCTTTCGCCAGGAAACAGAGGACAGGTGTATATGAACCGTAAGTTAACAGAAAGTTACAACCCGGATACCCAAGACAAAACTGATACCGTGTCCGAAAAACTGTATGTAGACCAGACGTCCGTCCGCTATAAAATACACCACAATCACACACTGAAGTTAAAAGgttcaaagaagaaaaggaagaaattaaaacGTAAGAAGAAGGCGAGGAAAAAATTTAAAG AAACACAAGATGTTATTACCAAGAAGTGCATTACAAAATGTGTGACAACCCAACAGATGGAAAACCA CTCAAACAGCAAGATCACGGGTTCAGTTCTGGAAGAAACCCAGCAGAATGCAAGATCTGTCAGGAAGAAGGAAATTGAATATGACGTGAAAgcaaagaggcagagagaggaaaTGATATCTGTGGGGGAACGTCACCGGAGTAGATGTGTGTAG